The Plasmodium vinckei vinckei genome assembly, chromosome: PVVCY_14 genome window below encodes:
- a CDS encoding fam-b protein: MKKFNIFKKFMFFSIFICFFEHNKNDLYDASADRIRYLQKKSINFKNTRLLECANDNENLTSFYESTPDLTHQNGKNYYGGKGKNDHLTDKGSNKRNRQYKNPSHYLRDIDGKTTGVIEEGADALEYIPKEKYSITNDELIVQKRLNNSRNTINPKHVKSENINNTPMKTGNHFLDIDHHHFEAEYNKIISKRRYYKLEYDNIYTKVLKCIFKYTELKTYYFL; the protein is encoded by the exons atgaagaaattcaatatttttaaaaaatttatgtttttttcgatttttatatgtttttttgaacataataaaaat GATTTATATGATGCAAGTGCCGATAGGATTcgatatttacaaaaaaaatcgataaattttaaaaataccaGATTATTAGAATGTGCAAACGATAATGAAAACTTAACATCTTTTTATGAATCTACTCCAGATCTTACACATCAGAATGGTAAAAACTATTATGGTGGtaaaggaaaaaatgatCATCTAACAGATAAAGGTTCAAATAAAAGGAATCGCCAATATAAAAATCCATCACATTATTTAAGAGATATAGATGGGAAAACCACTGGTGTAATTGAAGAGGGTGCGGATGCATTGGAATATATaccaaaagaaaaatatagtatAACGAATGATGAACTAATAGTCCAAAAAAGACTTAATAATAGCAGAAACACAATAAATCCAAAACATGTAAAATcggaaaatataaataatacgCCAATGAAAACTGGTAATCATTTCTTGGACATCGATCATCATCATTTCGAAGcggaatataataaaattatttctaaAAGACGTTATTATAAACTagaatatgataatatatatacaaaagtCTTAAAGTGCATATTTAAGTATACGgaattaaaaacatattattttttatga